TTCTACAACGAACGTATTCTGCGTCGTTCTCAGGAGATTGCTGCGACTGTCGTTCCCGTCCAAAAGAAGGGAGAACGCATGAAGGAAAAGTTGGACACGCACCGTTCGTACATGACAACCTATCGGATGTACAAAGACCGCGAGCGGGAACTAGAATTCCCGCTCGCGGTCGCTGTGTCCTATCACGCTGGAGATCGAGGGAAAAGCGGGGAGGTTGTGCGAGGGTATGTGGCGTGCGATCTGGCTGATCGCACGCCCAAGCAGGTCGAACAGCTGTACCGGAAACGGTCAGCGATTGAAACAAGCTACCGGGTGTTTCGCCAAGCACGAGTGGTAACGACGACACAAGATCCAGTCGTCCGCTTTGCATTCGTCTTGGTCGGGTTCTTGCTGGAGAACCTCTGGCTCGTGCTTCGGTGGGCGGTCGTCGCCCGCCCGCGTCGGGGCGGGCGCGACCTGCCCGAGGAATTCACGTTCAAGACCTTCTCTGACTGGATCAGACATGCATTAGAGGAAGAGCTAGAGCGGAGTTGGGAGATCGAGATGAACGGAACAGGTGTGCCAGAAGCATACGCGCCGGCCACGGGCTGACGCCAGCCCGCGGCCTTGGGCAAGCTCTTGGTGAGCAACAGCATTCGCCTAGAACAGCGTATCTCAGCCTTCTTACTTCACTTCTCCTCATCCGTGGATTCTATTTCCTGTTCACTCGGTTACCACACCGGCATTCGCTCTGTTCGTCAATGACTCAGCACAGTTCACGAAGCGACTTTCGGGAAGTACCGATTATCTGTTCACGTGTCACTGAAATCGGGATGTCTACGTCAACTGTCTCACCCAGTCGTGGCGTCCAGGGTCCGGCTGCAACTACCACAGTTTCACACGTAATCTCTCCATCTTCGGTTTCGACACCGACGACTGCCCCATCATCAACAGTGATTGATTCAACTCCGGTCCCTGTGATGACGGTTGCACCGTTACGTCGTGCTGCACGGTCGAAACCGTTAGCGGCATCCGCTCCATCGGAATACCCCGCCTCATCATCGGAGATTCCGAAATCATAGTCCTCGACACCGGTCAGCATGGGGTACTGATCCGGGAGCTCTTCGCTCCCGTATCGCGTGACAGGGATATCAAGATCAGAAAGAACTTCGTATCCGTCTTGAGCATACGTGCCGCCAGGGGTATCTTCGTTTGCAAACCGAACCAGCGGATTCTCTTCGTAGGCTATGGCTTCTCCTGTTTTTTCATCAAATCGGCGATAGAAGCGATGGCTCCACCACGCCATTTTGCTGTATATTTCTTGGTCGCCGTAGTGATGGCGGAGAATTGCTGAGGAGTCACCAGTTGAACCGGTTGCAATACTATCCTTTTCTACGAGAGTAATATCCAGCTCTGTTTCTGATGAGAGGAAAAATGCGATGCTCGTGCCCATGATTCCACCGCCGATGATGACGATATCCGAGTCGTTCGGTAGATTGTCACTATCTTGCATGCCTGAATGATGCCAACCGATCCATCTTAATACTGGGGGGTACCCTCGTTAGGTTGCCCTGCTGGGGATTCATATGCAGGGCTCTGGTGAATTGCCGGAGTTCGACGACTTCGACCGTTCGATCTAGAAAGATACAGTGGGAAACGGCGGGCGGTTCACGTCCAAAATTTCCTGCTCTGTTGAACGCCGACGCCCTCTGCGGATTGTATCGCTGATTTCAGGGGATTTGGACGCCGTCTGGCGATATGGGACGTCTCAGGAACCTCGCACAGACGTTTCACGAGTTCGCCACGACCCACGTAGAAGAACCAGACGTACCCGCCGCGCCGGACGGCGCGGACGGGTACGCCAAGTCCACGAAGATCGCGTTGCTCTTGCTCAAAGAGGAAGTCAACAAGCCGCTCCGGCAGTTCGAGGACTATCTGAACGAGATGCCGGGAATCCTTGCTGTGTTCGGCCTTGAGAAATCACCTGATTACACGTCTTTCAGCGTGTGGGACGGAGAATTCCCGATGAAAGAGTTGCGCCGCCTGCTCCGCCGGTCAGCGGAGCAGGCGGGGCTCTCAGGAACTGCCTCGATCGATGCCAGCGGCTTCCAGCGAGATCAGGCTAGTTCGCACTACCGAAATCGTGTCGGCTACTCGTTCAATGCGATGAAGACAACGCTGCTCGTCGATACGGAGTCACTTGCTATCATGGACGCTCATTTCACCACAAAGAAAGCCTATGACGGTCACATTGGGCTGCAGGTCTTTCGGCGCAACGCCGAAGACCTGCAGGCACTTCTGGCTGACAAGATGTACTCATGGAGCAATCTCCGGGAGGCCTGCCGTGAAGCGTCAACGCGACCAGTGATCAAACACTGTGAGCAAAACGCACTCAAGAAGGCTCACAACGCCAGAATTGACGACGAAGTCTACAATCAACGGTCAATGAGTGAGACCGTATTTGCGATGCTGAAGGACGACGGCGACGAGCTCCGCTCCCGGAGCTGGCATGGCCAGTTCCGGGAGCTCACACGGAAGTGCATCGTCCATAACCTCGCGCAGGCGGCGAGTTAAGGCTCGCCGCCTGCTCCTCTTCTCCGGACGTATTCGAGAGAGGCATCGCCATCGTCCATCTCACACTTCGTGCAGCATCTTGTGAAACTGATGTTTTGATCACTGCACAAGTCGGCTGAAATCGAATCGTCCGATCTCAGAACCTACCGATAGAGCGTAGCTACCGGTGGAAAAGCGAATGTCAAAATTTCTATGACGGCGCTGTCTTGCGTTCAACACTGCAAAATTTCCCGCTTCATACGGACCACTGTCCGTCCGTCCCGCAGCGACCACGTCCAGTTGGGCGGTCGCTGCGGAACACAGGGACAGCAGACCGCATCAAGTCTCGACCTGGATCTGGAAGTGCTTCAGAAATGGTTTTCCTAACAACGCTTCAGTGCTTTTCTCCTCACGGTCCGACAAACTCACTTCCACCAGTTTCTCTACATCTTTCAGCTCCACCCAGACTTTAGCGACCGGTCGGCGATCACTGCCGTTTACTTTTACGCTGCTAACGACAGGGCCGGCACCAATCCGAGCTGCTACTTTGTGATCAATGGTGGTGCGGTCGGCTCCGACATCTGCCTTTGCTGTTACAGTGGTCTTCCCATTCATTCCCTTGAAGGTGACTTGCTCTTTCTGACTGATCTCGGGCATTCCTAATACTGTAATTCGTCTTTCTTTGTAAATACTGTCTGTTCGATAAGTAGAGCCAACCTCAGCACTGTCAGGCTTGGTTCTCGAGTCTGAGTACGGGGATTGGCGGCCGTATTCAGTTGGGAAGACCCATCGCGCCGATCTGTTCCTGGTATCGGTTTCGAATGGTGACCTCGGTCACCTGGGCGACAGTGGCGACTTCGTTCTGCGTCTTTTTCTCATTACACAGGAGCGCACTCGCATAGATTGCAGCTGCGGCATATCCGGTCGGCGATTTTCCCGATAACATCCCCTTTTCGGCCGTGGTATCGATAATTTCGTTAGCTTTCGCCTGCACTTCTTCGGAAAGCTCGAGTTCAGAACAGAACCGAGGAACGTATTTCTTCGGATCGACGGGCTCCATCTCGAGACTGAGTTCCTTCGAAATATACCGATACGTGCGACCGATCTCCATCCGATCAACACGTGAGACTGCAGCAACTTCGTCCAGGGATCGTGGAATCCCTTCCATCCGGCAGGCCGCGTATAACGTACTCGTGGCAACACCCTCGATTGAGCGTCCACGGATGAGGTCCTCCTCGAGCGCGCGTCGGTAGAGGACGCTGGCGACCTCCCGAATGGATCGCGGAACGCCCAGAGAAGAGGCCATCCGGTCAGTTTCGGAGAGTGCGAACTGGAGATTGCGTTCGCCAGCGTCCTTCGTCCGAATACGCTCTTGCCATTTTCGCAGCCGGTTCATTTGACTCCGCTTCTCCGAGGAGAGAGACCGTCCGTAGGCGTCTTTGTTTTTCCAGTCGATGCTGGTAGTTAAGCCCTTATCGTGCATCGTCTGGGTCGTTGGCGCACCAACGCGAGATTTGCTGTCTCGCTCCGACGCGTTGAATGCCCGCCATTCTGGCCCCCGATCGATCGTCTCCTCTTCGAGAATCAATCCACACTCCTCGCAACTAATTTCGCTCTCGTCTGAACTTCTCGTGACCGCACTTGAATCGCATTCCGGGCAGGTCCGAACTCCTGCCTGATCAGCAGCTTCGTGCTCCGTTTGATCCCCGTCTGCTTTCTGGCGAGTCAGGCGTTTCATTGATCGATTGTATAGAATTCCTCCAGAGGGTTAAACACTGGGAGCGATCGTGGCATGGAAATTCTGCGAACGCCCGGCAATAGAGATGCGAGGAGAATACCTCCGCCTTCAGGCGGAGGAGGATGTCAACGCTTTCGCCACAGACAGGCGATGAGCCGACCGTCCAAGTTGAACCGATGGTTGATCAATGACTCTGGCTGTCGTCGTTACCGTCCCGCCGCTTACATCCTGTTGGTGGCTGTGGTCGTACAAATAATGCTACCCTGGCAACCGGTCTTCTTCGTCGACTCACCGTTTGTGAAGTCCTCTCGCAAACAGTTTCCGCTGTGCGGCCCGGAGATGCTGGGTGAAGGTGGCCCGTGAGATGCCAAGAGCATCGGCGAGTTCGCTCGTATTGTTGTGTCGGGGGCGCTCGAAGTATCCCGCTTCGATGGCGAGTTCGAGCACCTGTCGCTGTCGGTCTGTCAATTCCTCGGGCGCAACGTTCTCGTCTTCGGACCGATCAGACGCCGTCCAGAAGGTCATCACGTTGCTCTCACCGTACGTCTCGGAGAGAATGTCGACACACGCCTGAATCGTCGTTTGTGGCCCGACAACAGCCGTGACCTTCGCTGTTTCGTCCTCAACCACCGTGTGAGAGAGTGAGACACCGGCGTCGACGAGCAGCGTTTCGGGGGTCGGTGACGCGACGATGAGCCCGAACTGGACACGGTTCTCGGCGTCGGTTCGGTAGAATTCGACCGAGGAGATGGAATCATCCGACTCAATGCGGGCAGTGAGACCGGCATTCGTCGCTCCATCGAAGGTCGTGGCGTAGAGAACTTTGTCGTCGTTCCGCGGGATAACCGAGCGCGTGTGAAGCGTTACCTCCTCGGGGAGGGCGGCAGCGAGTGCGACGAGTGGATGTTCTCGACTGCTGAGAGAGAACGTCACGGTCGCGGTTGCTGACGAGAGCAGCGTTCGTTTCCACGTGGTGGTTTGGAATGCATACCCCACAGTCTCGGTATACTCCGAGAGGAGTGTTTGCTCCGAACTGTCGATCCGTGGGTTTTGACTATAGACCGTCAACACGCCGAAACAGAGGTCGTCGTGACTGATCGGGAGTGCCGCTACCGACCCGAAGCCGTGGTTGATGGCGAGTTGCCTCCATTTCGTGTCTTCGGTATCGGTATCGGTATCGGTCGACCCATCCGTGTGTCCGAGCGACCGGACGACCGGTTCGGTTCTATCGAGTGCGAGGAACGCGGGTTCCGAACGGTTCGTCGGTCGGGTGTCGATGGGGAGGGCGGATTCGAGATACTCCGTTTCGCCAGCCGTCGAGAGCGGCACGAGCTGTCGGTCGTCATCGAGGGTGCCGATCCACGCGCAGGCGTATCCAGTGTCGACCAGATGCTCGCAGACGTTTCGACCGAGTTCCGAGCGGGTGGTCGAAGCCGTCACCAGTTCAAGCAGCGTCTCTTTGGTTTTGCGCTCGCGGGTCAGGGCCCGTCGGGTCCGATCAGCCGTGACTGCCGATTCGATCCGCGTGGCGAGTCGCGTCGGCTGGGAACTCAAATCCCGCTTCCGGATGTAATCGGTGACCTGCTCGCCGATCGCGTCGCTCGCAACTGCTTCGTTACCCTCTCCGGTCACGAGAATAAACGGGATATCCGGCTCGGCGGCACGGATCGCGGTCAACAGATCGAGTCCGGTTCCGTCTCCGAGTTGGTAATCGCAGACGATACAGTCCGGTCGTTGCTCGCCGAGCGTGGCCTGTGCGTCCTCGTAGCTGGTCGCCGTCGACACCTGCAGCCTGTCGTGAGCGCGTTCGAGCAGTCGACGCTGGGTTCGGACCCATGTCTCATCGTCGTCGATCAGCACGACAGAGATCGGTGGATCAGCCGATCCCGAGACCGGTCCATCCGTCGAGTTCACGGTCACACTCCACTCGGTGGGTGTCCGGTATCGAAGTCAGCCGCACTGTTTCGAATTCGAGTTGTCATATCTGGACGTCTCATTACGTCCGCTTAAACTTCATACCAGCATGAGGTGGTGTGCGTGCGGCATCCAGCTCAGACTATCCCATCACGTCGGGTTCACGAGCGTGGGGAGCGGTCTCGACCTCGAAGCGCGCGCCGCCGTCTGTGCCGTCACCGACCGCGAGAGACCAGCCGTGCGCTTCGACGATGGTCCGGACAATCGCCAGCCCGTATCCGGAGCCACTCCCGGTCGACACGCCGAACGACAGCAGATCCCCCCGTCGATTCGCCGGGATTCCCGGCCCGTCGTCCTCAACGTAGAATCCGGACGCCGTCGACAGACTCCCGACTCGGACAGTCGTCGCGCCCGCCCGACCGCCGACAGCATGATCGACGCAGTTCTGAAAGAGATTCTCGAAGGCCTGCTGGAGTCGATTCGCATCCGCAGAGAGCGTCCGAGTCGATTCGACGACGAGTCGCAGCTCGCCGGTGTCGACCACGTCCCAGGCGGCCCGGGCGACCGTTTCGAGATCGCAGTCGGTCCGCGTCTCTACGTCCGTGCTCTCGCGGGCGAGCGCAGGCAGCCCCTCCGCGAAGGCCCGAAGTCGGCGATGGACGTCTTCGAGATCGGATAGCGACCGTTCGATCTCCGGGTCGGGCGCATCGAGGTCCGTGCGAAGGAGATGAAGCAGGCTCTCGCCTGTCGCCAGCGGGGTCGCCAGATCGTGTGAGACGACGCCTGCGAGGCGTTCGAGCTGTTCGTTTTTGGCTTCCAGGCTCTCCTGTTGGCGCTTTTGCAGCGTGATGTCGGTCAGCGAGAGTATAAATCCACGCGGGTCCTGCAGAGTCGGGTCGGTCTCGCGAACGCGGGCGATATAGTGCCGTGGGCTACCGTCAACCTCGATTACGCACTCGATGGCCGTTGCGAGGTCGGAACGGAGATCGTCGTCGTCGAGCAGGGTTTGGGGGAGGAGGGCAGTGAGATCGGTCCCCTCGATGGGACCCGTCGCGTCGACCAGCTCGCGTGCAGCTCGATTCGCGTCGAGAATCCGGTTCGAGTCGGTGACGACGAAGACGGGATCGCCGAGGGTGTGAAAGACGCGCTCGTGGGCGACGGGGAGAAAGCTAGCGAGTTCGGTCCGCTGGACGATCACCGCGAGCGGAATCCCGACGAGGATGAAGACGACCGGCGAGAGATCCGTCGTCGGAATCGGCTGAAAGCCGAGATGGAACAGGCCGTTGGCGATCCACGGAACGCTCAGGCAAGCGAGTAAAATCGCCGACTGTCGGCGGTAGAGCCGATTGCTCGTAACGGTCTCGCCGACGAGTAGCCCCGTGCCGGCGACCAGTAGGCCGTAGGAGTAGACGACGTTGATGCGGTGGGCGATCCCGGGCGTCGTCTCCAGGACCGCCATGCCGCCGACGGTCGTGTAGACGATCTCGGTGTAGAACAGCGAGTGATACTGGGCAGTCCAGACGAGCGCAAGTACGCCGACCGGCACCACCGAGAGGAGGACGACCCGGCGCTGTGAGAGCCACTCTTCTCGGTCAGTGTACTGGAGGGCGAAGACGATCCAGACGACCGGGGTCGAGACGACCGAGAGATACGAGAGTTGACTGAAAAACAGCAGCCACGCCTCCCCCGTCGCCACCAGATATCCGACGTAGGTTGTTGCCCAGAAACCGACGACAAGCAGGAACAACCCGAACGTGAAGGCGGGCTGTCGGCGGTCGTACCTGGCCAGTAGCGCGACCGCGAGCAGGCCCCCGATGAGCGCTGACCCCGCGTAGGCGACCAGCCCGTATACGTACATGAATCCGTGACTGCCTTCTGCGTCGAGCAGTACCATTCTATCGATTCTGGCCACGCAAAGAACATCTCTCGGAGATGGTCGATGGGAGGATCTTCACCCCGTGGAACACCGTCACACCACCATTCGCTGGTATCCCATTTAAGCCGGTCGTGTCAGTACCGACGAACGAGGAATGCAACATCTCTCATCAGTGGTAACAGTCAGCACCCCGCTGTCACAGCCCACTTCGACCCCGCGGGGAGTCGTCGTCCGGAGACGCGCCGAATTGCCATCCGCTCACAGAAAGCTGAACGAATGATCCGTCGGAAATTCGTTGCAAAGACGCGACGGAATCGGAGCCGCTCGGACGATCGATACAGCGGCGCAGTCACGTTGGTCCTTTCAGTTGTACTGGTCGTGTCGACGCTCGCAGCCGGGACGGTCGTCCTCTCTGCGGTGTCGGCTGCCGATTCGTCGAGCACCGTCCAGGCGGACGAGGGGCCGAACCTGCTCACCAATCCGGGGTGTGACGCCGACGACGGCAGTGGTTCACCACCGGACGGATGGAACCTAGTGTCGACCAACGTCCAATGTACGGACCCGACCACCGTCGGTGGTCCACCAGCGCCGGATGGCTCGGACGCCTTCACCGATTTCTCCCAAGACGACAACGACGCCATCGTCGAGCAGTCGGTCGACGTGACCGGCGGTGCGGAGTACAACCTCAGTGGTGAGGTCGGGAAAGACTCCGGTACCACGGACTACGCCCAAATCGAAGTCGAGTTCCTCGACAGCGGCGGTTCCACACTGTCCGGAGGAGTCTCGAAGGAAGTACACCCGGCGGCCGACACGTACGAGTCGTTCGAGACCTCGACGGTGGCTCCGTCGAACGCGGCCACCGCCATCGTTCGGATAACCCTCGTCGACATCGACGGAACCAGCTACTCGGACGCATACCTCAACGAGGTCGAGTTCCGCGAGGTCACCAGTGGGGTGACGGCGTTCCCCGTCAGCGGCGTCGAGACGGGCGTCGAGCAGACCCTCGACCCGTCGTGGACGCTCCACGACGACGACTACGCGGAGCAGGACGACGACCTCGGGAGCGAGCCTGCCGACCTCGTGAGTTTCGGCGGCGGGGATCTCGCGGGCGATGCGACCGAACACGACGCGGGAGCCAACGTCTCGCTCGCGGGCGGGCATCTCCAAGTGAACGCCGACGGGTCGTTCGAGCTCACGAACCCGACTCAGACCGGGACGTTCACGTTCGATTACCGAATCGAGGACTCGAGTAGCTCCGACGAGGCGTCGGTAGAGATAACGGTCGACGATAACACGCTCCACAATTCGGGCTGTGAGGAGACCGACACCGACAGCAACCCCATGGGATGGGCCGTGACGACCGGGAGTATGACCTGTTTGGACCTCGACGAAGACGACGACACGAGCCACTCGTCTATCGACGCAACCAGTTTCGCAGCCGACTTCGGCGGTGACGCGGAGGCCGAACAGACCGTCTACGTCGTCCCGGGCAAGGAGTACGCCCTCGAGGGCTACTACGGTACCGACGCCGGAGACGACTACGGCGAGGTCGAACTCGAGTATATGGACGAGAACGGCGACGTCATCGCTGGCGAGGGCGTGACACTCTCGGACCTCCAGTCGGACTCGACGACCGAGTTCGACCAGTTCAGCGGCTCCGCGGTCGCGCCGAGCGGGGCGAGGCAGGCCACGATTCGGCTCTCGATGGCTCACGTCGACGGCGGAACCTACGCGGGCGTCTACTTCGACGACCTCTCGTTCAAACCCGACCCGGTGCCGGACGCGAAAGACGTCGGTGGGCTGTCTATCGCCCTCGACGACACGCTCGCGGCGTCCGTCTTCGACGATCACGGCAACGGGACGGACTACCTCGGGGAGCCCCAGGGCGAGGTCGTGAGCTTCGGCGCCGGGGACCTAGGCGGCAACGTCACGACACACGCCGCGGGTGAGGTCGTGACACTCGCTGGTGGGAACCTGACGGTCGCGTCGAACGGCTCGCTCGAACTTTCCGGTCCCACGGAACCGGGAACCTACACGTTCGAGTACCGCCTGAAGAACGAGGCAGGGAGCGACGACGCGACGGTGACCGTTACTGTCGAGGACACCACTCCGCCGACTGCCGATGCCGGGGCGGACCAGACTGTCGACGAGGACACGGCCCTGACCTTCGACGGATCAGGATCGACCGACAACGAAGCTATCGACAGCTACGAGTGGGAGTTCGGTGACGGTACCGAGGCGACCGGGCCGACACCGACGCACACGTACGCCGATCCGGGAACGTACACGGTGACGCTCACCGTCACCGACACGGCCGGAAACAGCGATACCGACACCCTCAACGTCACGGTGCGGGACGTGACGCCGCCGACGGCCGACGCCGGGGGCGACCGGATTGTGAAATCTGGTCAGCAACTCGACTTCGACGGCTCCGGTTCCACCGACAACGTCGATGTCACCGGCTACGAGTGGGACTTCGACGACGGGGCGACCGACACCGGCGAAACCGTCACGCACACCTTCGACGAGGCCGGCACCTACGATGTCTCGCTGACGGTCGAGGACGACGCCGGGAACACCGACACCGATACCGCGACGGTGACGGTCACAGAGAAAGTGCCTATCGACACCTGCACGACGATCGACTCCCCGGGAGCGCACGAACTCGTCGGCGATCTCGAAAGCGACGAGACCTGTATCGAAATCACCGCGAGCGACGTCCATCTCGACGGTAAGGGCTACACCGTCACGTCGACGGCGAGCGAGAACGAGGATTCCGGCATCCTCGTCGACGGCTCGGCGGGCGAACTGTCGAATGTCACCGTCGAGAACGTCACGCTCGTCGACTGGGACGGTGGGAACGACTCAGCTCAAACCGACGGGAATATCGACGGCTTCGGACAGGGCATCGCCCTCGACAACGTGTCCGAGAGCCTCGTCTCGAACGTGAACGCGACCGGCGCGTTCGTCGGCGTCTACCTGAACGAGGCCGATGACGTCACCGTCGCAGACAGCACGTTTGACGGAAGCGACGACGGCATCGGACTGCGCGAGACGACCGACAGCACGATTCAGAACACCACCGTGACCTACGCTGGCAGGAACGGGATTGAGGCCGACGGCGTCACGAACGCGCACATTGCGAACAACACCGTCGAAGGAAGCAACCGCGGTGGTATCGTTCTGCTGGGGGACTCTGACTCCGTCACCGTCGACCGAAACACCGTCACTCATAGCGACGGTTCGGCGATCGAAATCGACGTCGACGGCACGCCCTCAGTACCGTTCGAGATTACGGACAACGAACTGAACGCCACCGGATCGACGAGTTCCGCCATCTACGCCAGACCGAACGGCCGGGCGAACGTCACCGGAAACACCGTCGTGGCGGGAGGAAGCGGCATCTACGTGCAGGCCGGCGGCTCGGTGGTCGAGGGCAACGACGTCCGAAACAGCGCCTACTTCGGCGTGTCCCTCGGCGGAGCGGACGGAAGCGTGGTCGTGGCGAACGAGATTTCGGACACCGGATCGCACGGTATTCGGATCAGCGATTCCGACGGCACGGCTGTCCGGGGCAACGAGATTACGGACGCGACCGACTATGGTGTGAACATCATTAACTCGAATGCTGTCACGCTGACGAACGACACGATCGGGAGCACCGACGCCGACTCGCTGGCGGTCGACGACGGATCGGACGTCA
Above is a genomic segment from Natribaculum luteum containing:
- a CDS encoding ISH3 family transposase, which gives rise to MFSVPQPDGVLSDSDVKDLAEDVICQLPLPGIEGSPLDPGDIWAVVILAAVNQTSIWETCKDNDNAVCDDTVMDWLHTLNREWLEQVANRLLREVAMTILDPNRSRIVSIDFVDNPYHGTYADEEGELCRMHAKDGTTTCHRYCTAYLVSNGKPVTLAMTYVRSDEKEADAVERVLDRVEAYPFDIELLLADRGFYNERILRRSQEIAATVVPVQKKGERMKEKLDTHRSYMTTYRMYKDRERELEFPLAVAVSYHAGDRGKSGEVVRGYVACDLADRTPKQVEQLYRKRSAIETSYRVFRQARVVTTTQDPVVRFAFVLVGFLLENLWLVLRWAVVARPRRGGRDLPEEFTFKTFSDWIRHALEEELERSWEIEMNGTGVPEAYAPATG
- a CDS encoding NAD(P)/FAD-dependent oxidoreductase, with translation MQDSDNLPNDSDIVIIGGGIMGTSIAFFLSSETELDITLVEKDSIATGSTGDSSAILRHHYGDQEIYSKMAWWSHRFYRRFDEKTGEAIAYEENPLVRFANEDTPGGTYAQDGYEVLSDLDIPVTRYGSEELPDQYPMLTGVEDYDFGISDDEAGYSDGADAANGFDRAARRNGATVITGTGVESITVDDGAVVGVETEDGEITCETVVVAAGPWTPRLGETVDVDIPISVTREQIIGTSRKSLRELC
- a CDS encoding IS5 family transposase encodes the protein MGRLRNLAQTFHEFATTHVEEPDVPAAPDGADGYAKSTKIALLLLKEEVNKPLRQFEDYLNEMPGILAVFGLEKSPDYTSFSVWDGEFPMKELRRLLRRSAEQAGLSGTASIDASGFQRDQASSHYRNRVGYSFNAMKTTLLVDTESLAIMDAHFTTKKAYDGHIGLQVFRRNAEDLQALLADKMYSWSNLREACREASTRPVIKHCEQNALKKAHNARIDDEVYNQRSMSETVFAMLKDDGDELRSRSWHGQFRELTRKCIVHNLAQAAS
- a CDS encoding transcription initiation factor IIB, with translation MKRLTRQKADGDQTEHEAADQAGVRTCPECDSSAVTRSSDESEISCEECGLILEEETIDRGPEWRAFNASERDSKSRVGAPTTQTMHDKGLTTSIDWKNKDAYGRSLSSEKRSQMNRLRKWQERIRTKDAGERNLQFALSETDRMASSLGVPRSIREVASVLYRRALEEDLIRGRSIEGVATSTLYAACRMEGIPRSLDEVAAVSRVDRMEIGRTYRYISKELSLEMEPVDPKKYVPRFCSELELSEEVQAKANEIIDTTAEKGMLSGKSPTGYAAAAIYASALLCNEKKTQNEVATVAQVTEVTIRNRYQEQIGAMGLPN
- a CDS encoding helix-turn-helix domain-containing protein; this encodes MNSTDGPVSGSADPPISVVLIDDDETWVRTQRRLLERAHDRLQVSTATSYEDAQATLGEQRPDCIVCDYQLGDGTGLDLLTAIRAAEPDIPFILVTGEGNEAVASDAIGEQVTDYIRKRDLSSQPTRLATRIESAVTADRTRRALTRERKTKETLLELVTASTTRSELGRNVCEHLVDTGYACAWIGTLDDDRQLVPLSTAGETEYLESALPIDTRPTNRSEPAFLALDRTEPVVRSLGHTDGSTDTDTDTEDTKWRQLAINHGFGSVAALPISHDDLCFGVLTVYSQNPRIDSSEQTLLSEYTETVGYAFQTTTWKRTLLSSATATVTFSLSSREHPLVALAAALPEEVTLHTRSVIPRNDDKVLYATTFDGATNAGLTARIESDDSISSVEFYRTDAENRVQFGLIVASPTPETLLVDAGVSLSHTVVEDETAKVTAVVGPQTTIQACVDILSETYGESNVMTFWTASDRSEDENVAPEELTDRQRQVLELAIEAGYFERPRHNNTSELADALGISRATFTQHLRAAQRKLFARGLHKR
- a CDS encoding histidine kinase N-terminal 7TM domain-containing protein encodes the protein MVLLDAEGSHGFMYVYGLVAYAGSALIGGLLAVALLARYDRRQPAFTFGLFLLVVGFWATTYVGYLVATGEAWLLFFSQLSYLSVVSTPVVWIVFALQYTDREEWLSQRRVVLLSVVPVGVLALVWTAQYHSLFYTEIVYTTVGGMAVLETTPGIAHRINVVYSYGLLVAGTGLLVGETVTSNRLYRRQSAILLACLSVPWIANGLFHLGFQPIPTTDLSPVVFILVGIPLAVIVQRTELASFLPVAHERVFHTLGDPVFVVTDSNRILDANRAARELVDATGPIEGTDLTALLPQTLLDDDDLRSDLATAIECVIEVDGSPRHYIARVRETDPTLQDPRGFILSLTDITLQKRQQESLEAKNEQLERLAGVVSHDLATPLATGESLLHLLRTDLDAPDPEIERSLSDLEDVHRRLRAFAEGLPALARESTDVETRTDCDLETVARAAWDVVDTGELRLVVESTRTLSADANRLQQAFENLFQNCVDHAVGGRAGATTVRVGSLSTASGFYVEDDGPGIPANRRGDLLSFGVSTGSGSGYGLAIVRTIVEAHGWSLAVGDGTDGGARFEVETAPHAREPDVMG